A stretch of the Clostridiales bacterium genome encodes the following:
- a CDS encoding ABC transporter permease codes for MSSRQRNEVREPLVHLTKRASTSPARAWAIRAIAIFLGLLVCGIVAFLLIEKLQQNPGKIGDFYYTFIRGSFSTNRKLWKFLKNTAILLCISLALTPAFRMRFWNIGGEGQTLTGVLGSIAVAFYLGGKVPEWLLLILMLFAALASGMLWGLIPAVFKARWGTNETLFTLMMNYVATFLVSYFLVIWVPSGSSSLGKLKYGKLPQIYNEHLLIVLIILALTIGLYIYLNYTKHGYEISVVGESVRTAQYVGINERKVIIRTMILSGALCGLAGYLIAAGADQTVTTNSAGGQGFTGILVAWLGKFNPLIMILTAALIQLLNQGAGQISQDFSVNNALPNVIVGIVLFFIIGAEFFISYEIHFRGHGRREAERRTVK; via the coding sequence ATGAGTTCCAGGCAGCGGAATGAGGTTCGGGAACCGCTGGTTCACCTGACCAAACGCGCTTCCACTTCTCCGGCCCGGGCGTGGGCGATCCGGGCAATCGCCATTTTCCTGGGCCTGCTGGTATGCGGGATTGTCGCCTTCCTCCTGATTGAGAAACTGCAGCAGAATCCTGGAAAAATCGGAGATTTCTACTATACATTCATCCGCGGTTCCTTTTCCACCAACCGGAAGCTTTGGAAATTCCTGAAGAACACCGCGATCCTGCTTTGCATTTCCCTGGCGCTCACCCCGGCGTTCCGGATGCGCTTCTGGAACATCGGCGGAGAAGGCCAGACGCTGACCGGCGTGCTGGGTTCGATTGCAGTCGCGTTTTACCTCGGCGGCAAGGTGCCGGAATGGCTGCTGCTGATCCTGATGCTGTTTGCGGCGCTGGCATCCGGCATGCTGTGGGGCCTGATTCCTGCGGTATTCAAGGCCAGGTGGGGGACAAACGAAACGCTGTTCACCCTGATGATGAATTATGTTGCGACATTCCTGGTCAGTTATTTCCTGGTGATCTGGGTCCCCAGCGGATCCTCCTCCCTGGGCAAGCTGAAGTACGGAAAACTGCCGCAGATTTACAACGAGCACCTGCTGATCGTGCTGATTATCCTGGCGCTGACCATCGGGCTGTACATCTACCTGAACTACACCAAGCACGGATATGAAATCAGCGTGGTGGGCGAGAGCGTCCGGACGGCGCAGTACGTCGGCATCAACGAGCGGAAGGTCATTATCCGTACGATGATCCTGAGCGGTGCGCTCTGCGGACTGGCCGGATACCTGATCGCGGCCGGCGCGGACCAGACGGTGACGACCAATTCAGCAGGCGGACAGGGATTCACCGGAATCCTGGTGGCCTGGCTCGGTAAATTCAATCCGCTGATCATGATCCTGACAGCCGCGCTGATCCAGCTGCTGAACCAGGGCGCCGGACAGATCAGCCAGGATTTCAGCGTCAACAACGCGCTGCCGAACGTCATCGTGGGCATTGTGCTGTTCTTTATTATCGGTGCGGAGTTCTTTATTTCCTACGAGATCCATTTCCGCGGACATGGACGCAGGGAAGCGGAGAGGAGGACCGTGAAATGA
- a CDS encoding ABC transporter ATP-binding protein, with product MRGITKRFGPVVANNRVNLDVYRGEILAVLGENGCGKTTLMNMIAGIYFPDEGHILINGQEVVIRSPKDAFDHGIGMIHQHFKLVDLFTAAENIVLGISEKGRYNLKAVNEKVQAIADRYGFHIDPAKKIYDMSVSEKQTVEIVKVLYRGAEILILDEPTAVLTPQEITRLFEVLKRMKEDGKSIIIITHKLNEVLEVSDRVAILRRGEHIATVETKDTNEAELTEMMVGKKISLNIERVSPVNPIPRLEVTNLNLYNSEGVHVLKDITFTANGGEILGIAGIAGSGQRELLESIAGLQPVSSGSVIFNNPKKDRPVSFFHKNLKQVKHLAEQGAFHDVNMKDVSFHGMSRKAIRKWVESGGVLFREDEVMNLRDKTPLEIRQLGIHLSFVPEDRLGMGLVGNMDITDNMMLRSYRKGRYGFLNRKKPKAQAEEIIRELEVSTPGVSTPVRRLSGGNVQKVLVGREIAYAPKVLMAAYPVRGLDIGSSYTIYHLLNRQKEKGVAVIYVGEDLDVLLELCDRIMVINSGAVTGIVDARTATKEEIGLLMTKTAERKEEEA from the coding sequence ATGCGCGGAATCACAAAGCGGTTTGGCCCGGTGGTTGCAAACAACCGGGTGAACCTGGACGTGTACCGGGGGGAAATCCTGGCCGTGCTCGGTGAGAACGGATGCGGAAAGACGACCCTGATGAACATGATTGCGGGCATCTATTTCCCGGATGAAGGACATATCCTGATCAACGGCCAGGAGGTTGTGATCCGCTCCCCCAAGGATGCATTCGATCACGGAATCGGCATGATTCACCAGCATTTCAAACTGGTGGACCTGTTTACCGCGGCAGAGAATATTGTGCTGGGCATATCGGAAAAAGGCCGGTACAACCTGAAGGCAGTCAATGAAAAAGTGCAGGCTATCGCGGACCGGTACGGATTCCATATTGATCCGGCCAAGAAGATTTATGATATGTCTGTTTCCGAAAAACAGACGGTTGAAATCGTGAAGGTCCTGTACCGCGGTGCAGAAATCCTGATCCTGGATGAACCGACGGCGGTTCTGACACCCCAGGAAATCACCCGCCTGTTTGAAGTGCTGAAGCGGATGAAGGAAGACGGAAAGAGCATTATCATCATCACACACAAGCTGAATGAAGTGCTGGAAGTCAGCGACCGGGTGGCAATCCTTCGCCGCGGAGAGCATATCGCAACCGTGGAGACGAAGGATACGAATGAAGCGGAACTGACGGAGATGATGGTCGGCAAGAAGATCAGCCTGAACATCGAGCGCGTCAGCCCGGTCAATCCGATTCCCCGGCTGGAGGTTACGAACCTGAACCTGTACAACAGCGAAGGCGTCCACGTACTGAAGGATATTACCTTTACTGCCAATGGCGGGGAAATCCTGGGCATCGCAGGCATTGCCGGCAGCGGACAGCGGGAACTGCTGGAATCCATTGCCGGACTGCAGCCCGTATCCAGCGGAAGCGTGATCTTCAACAATCCGAAAAAGGACCGGCCGGTCAGCTTCTTCCACAAGAACCTGAAGCAGGTAAAACACCTGGCGGAGCAGGGCGCTTTCCATGATGTGAATATGAAGGATGTTTCCTTCCACGGCATGAGCCGGAAAGCCATCCGGAAATGGGTGGAATCCGGCGGCGTGCTGTTCCGGGAGGATGAGGTGATGAACCTGCGGGACAAGACTCCGCTGGAAATCCGCCAGCTGGGAATCCACCTGAGCTTTGTTCCGGAAGACCGGCTGGGCATGGGCCTGGTCGGCAACATGGACATTACCGATAATATGATGCTGCGCAGCTACCGGAAGGGACGCTACGGCTTTCTGAACCGGAAAAAGCCCAAAGCACAGGCGGAAGAGATCATCCGGGAACTGGAAGTTTCCACACCGGGCGTCAGCACGCCGGTGCGGCGGCTTTCCGGCGGCAACGTACAGAAGGTGCTGGTGGGCCGGGAAATTGCCTATGCCCCAAAGGTACTGATGGCAGCTTATCCGGTCCGCGGACTGGACATCGGAAGCAGCTACACGATCTATCATCTGCTGAACCGGCAGAAGGAGAAGGGTGTGGCCGTGATCTATGTCGGTGAGGATCTGGACGTGCTGCTGGAACTGTGCGACCGGATTATGGTGATCAATAGCGGCGCGGTGACCGGCATTGTGGACGCACGCACTGCCACCAAGGAAGAAATCGGCCTGCTGATGACAAAGACGGCGGAACGGAAGGAGGAAGAAGCATGA
- a CDS encoding BMP family ABC transporter substrate-binding protein, protein MKKIVALVLALVLCLTAAASLADGIAKEDIKLGIITLHDEQSTYDKNFIDSAKKAAANLGLAEEQVIIVSGIPESDECRQKALDLVDEGCNIVFADSFGHEDFMIEAAKEFPEVTFAHATGTKAHTENLANFHNAFASIYEGRYLAGVAAGLKLNEIKAAGNLKGEVPMIGYVGAFTYAEVISGYTSFYLGAKSVCPDVIMKVQFTGSWYDEIGEKAAAEALINAGADLISQHADSMGAPTACESAGIPNISYNGSTVDACPNTFIVASKIDWAPYFEYLVNQTIAGEEIATDWTGTIETGSVVLTDVNEAAAAEGTVAKIEEVKAELLAGTRKVFDTATEGFITVDGKPVTSKLADVDTDAAFTPDTEAVADGYFHESEFRSAPYFDLTIDGIELLNSAF, encoded by the coding sequence ATGAAGAAAATCGTTGCTCTGGTTCTGGCCCTGGTACTGTGCCTGACCGCCGCAGCTTCCCTGGCGGACGGAATCGCCAAGGAAGACATCAAGCTCGGTATTATCACCCTGCATGACGAACAGTCCACGTATGACAAGAACTTTATCGACTCTGCCAAGAAGGCCGCTGCGAACCTGGGACTGGCTGAAGAACAGGTGATCATCGTTTCCGGCATTCCGGAGTCCGATGAATGCCGCCAGAAGGCGCTGGACCTGGTTGATGAAGGATGCAACATCGTTTTCGCCGACAGTTTCGGCCATGAAGACTTCATGATCGAAGCCGCGAAGGAATTCCCGGAAGTCACCTTTGCCCATGCTACCGGCACCAAGGCCCATACTGAAAACCTGGCGAACTTCCACAATGCGTTTGCCTCCATCTACGAAGGTCGTTACCTGGCCGGTGTTGCTGCCGGACTGAAGCTGAATGAGATCAAGGCTGCCGGAAACCTGAAGGGCGAAGTTCCCATGATCGGTTACGTCGGCGCTTTCACCTACGCGGAAGTGATCTCCGGCTACACCAGCTTCTACCTGGGCGCGAAGAGCGTCTGCCCCGACGTGATCATGAAGGTTCAGTTCACCGGTTCCTGGTACGATGAAATCGGCGAGAAGGCTGCTGCTGAAGCGCTGATCAATGCCGGCGCCGACCTGATCTCCCAGCACGCGGACTCCATGGGCGCCCCCACTGCCTGTGAATCCGCCGGCATCCCGAACATCTCCTACAACGGCTCCACCGTGGATGCCTGCCCCAACACCTTCATCGTGGCCAGCAAGATTGACTGGGCTCCCTACTTCGAATACCTGGTCAACCAGACTATCGCCGGTGAAGAAATCGCGACCGACTGGACCGGCACCATCGAGACCGGTTCCGTTGTGCTGACCGACGTGAATGAAGCGGCTGCCGCTGAAGGCACCGTGGCCAAGATTGAAGAAGTCAAGGCGGAACTGCTGGCCGGCACCCGCAAGGTGTTCGACACCGCGACCGAAGGCTTCATCACCGTGGACGGCAAGCCCGTGACCTCCAAACTGGCGGACGTGGACACCGACGCTGCCTTTACTCCGGATACTGAAGCGGTTGCGGACGGTTACTTCCATGAATCCGAATTCCGCAGCGCTCCCTACTTCGATCTGACGATCGACGGCATCGAGCTGCTGAACAGCGCATTCTGA
- a CDS encoding xanthine phosphoribosyltransferase — MEALRQMILSQGKGIGSDIVKVDMFLNHRIDTGLLFAMGEAWAKEFRDEKPDLVLTVEASGIAMAVAAAHALGDLPVVFAKKSATAVLNNETVQAPVYSFTHKTHNTIRIERRYLPAGSRVLIIDDFLADGQAVHGLMSLCEQQKATVVGVGIAVEKGFQPGGNQLREAGVHLKSLAIVDGIENGVIRLRPDDD; from the coding sequence ATGGAAGCGTTGCGCCAGATGATACTCAGTCAGGGCAAGGGAATCGGCAGTGATATCGTAAAAGTGGATATGTTCCTGAACCACCGGATTGATACCGGGCTGCTGTTTGCCATGGGGGAAGCATGGGCGAAGGAGTTCCGCGATGAAAAGCCGGACCTGGTCCTGACGGTGGAAGCCAGTGGCATCGCGATGGCTGTGGCGGCAGCCCATGCGCTGGGTGATCTTCCGGTTGTGTTCGCGAAAAAGAGCGCGACCGCGGTGCTGAACAACGAGACGGTGCAGGCGCCGGTTTACTCCTTTACCCATAAGACGCACAATACCATCCGGATTGAGCGGCGGTACCTGCCGGCTGGCAGCCGCGTACTGATCATCGACGACTTCCTGGCGGACGGACAGGCGGTTCACGGGCTGATGAGCCTGTGCGAGCAGCAGAAGGCGACTGTTGTCGGCGTCGGAATTGCTGTGGAGAAAGGCTTCCAGCCCGGCGGAAACCAGCTGCGGGAAGCCGGAGTACATCTTAAGTCATTGGCAATCGTGGACGGGATTGAAAACGGAGTGATCCGTCTCCGCCCGGATGACGATTGA
- a CDS encoding YegS/Rv2252/BmrU family lipid kinase produces MKKLLLIVNPNAGTRQAHRLLPEMISVLTAGGYLVTVCVTDKSGDGVAFARDHAGDADLVVACGGDGTLNEVVSGLLSGSHTTPVGYIPAGSTNDFAATLGLSPDLLAACETICSGAPRMLDMGRFGADRYFCYTASFGAFTSVSWSTPQNMKNILGHAAYILQGIRSLADIHPIHMRITADGTVYEDDYLFGAVCNSTSLGGILKLEDNQVDMNDGRFETLLIPFPPNLGALGQVIGALTAGNYEDPSLIFIRASSFTFEGAPELEWTLDGEEATAINPLTIQNIHNAVQLIC; encoded by the coding sequence TTGAAGAAGCTGCTGCTGATTGTAAACCCAAATGCCGGCACCCGGCAGGCCCACCGCCTGCTGCCGGAGATGATTTCCGTGCTAACCGCGGGCGGATACCTGGTCACTGTCTGTGTGACGGATAAAAGCGGAGATGGAGTGGCTTTTGCCCGGGATCATGCCGGGGATGCGGACCTGGTTGTCGCCTGCGGCGGGGACGGAACACTCAACGAGGTGGTCTCCGGCCTGCTGTCCGGCAGCCATACAACACCTGTCGGCTATATTCCGGCCGGCAGTACCAATGACTTTGCTGCAACGCTCGGTCTTTCCCCGGACCTGCTGGCTGCCTGTGAAACGATATGCAGCGGCGCCCCCCGCATGCTCGACATGGGGCGTTTCGGGGCAGACCGGTATTTCTGCTACACCGCTTCTTTCGGCGCATTCACCAGCGTTTCCTGGTCCACACCGCAGAACATGAAAAACATCCTCGGCCACGCTGCCTATATCCTGCAGGGGATCCGTTCCCTGGCGGATATCCATCCGATCCATATGCGGATCACGGCGGACGGGACCGTCTATGAAGATGATTACCTCTTCGGGGCCGTCTGCAATTCCACCTCGCTCGGCGGGATCCTGAAGCTGGAGGACAATCAGGTCGATATGAATGACGGCCGTTTCGAAACACTGCTGATTCCCTTTCCGCCGAACCTGGGAGCCCTGGGCCAGGTCATCGGTGCGCTTACAGCCGGCAATTACGAAGATCCGTCCCTGATCTTCATCCGGGCTTCTTCCTTCACTTTCGAAGGGGCGCCGGAACTGGAGTGGACCCTGGACGGAGAAGAAGCCACAGCCATCAATCCGCTGACAATTCAGAA